One window of the Clostridium sp. MB40-C1 genome contains the following:
- the yidA gene encoding sugar-phosphatase gives MYKLIALDMDGTLLKNDKTISEENLKAIKKAKEKGVKVVLSTGRPKKGIEKYLKELDLLSNEDYCITYNGSLVINTGTDEILYNKLLTHEDVHYLYDLSKKLDVNIHALTYDSCISPRLSKYTEVEVSINGINFEKIDFYNLDSSMSVIKVMFVDEPVKLSEIIDNLPEEVYEKYTVVRSAPYFLEFLDKEVNKGAGVKILAESLGINQNEVICIGDAGNDIHMIKYAGLGIAMENGFPETKKSADYITHSNEENGVAHVIDKFILSDLSCLINDELDDNQAI, from the coding sequence ATGTACAAATTAATTGCACTAGATATGGATGGAACTTTATTAAAAAATGATAAAACCATATCAGAAGAAAATTTAAAGGCAATAAAAAAAGCTAAAGAGAAAGGTGTGAAGGTAGTATTATCTACTGGAAGACCTAAAAAAGGAATAGAGAAATATTTAAAAGAATTAGACTTACTTTCAAATGAAGATTATTGTATAACCTATAATGGTTCTTTAGTTATAAATACAGGAACTGATGAAATACTTTATAATAAATTATTAACTCATGAAGATGTTCATTACCTTTATGATTTAAGTAAGAAACTTGATGTTAATATACATGCTTTAACTTATGATTCATGTATTTCTCCTAGGTTAAGTAAATATACAGAGGTAGAAGTTTCTATAAATGGTATTAACTTTGAAAAAATAGATTTCTATAATTTAGATTCTTCTATGTCAGTAATAAAAGTAATGTTCGTAGATGAACCAGTTAAACTCTCTGAGATTATTGATAATTTACCTGAAGAAGTATATGAGAAATATACAGTAGTAAGAAGCGCTCCTTATTTCTTAGAATTCTTAGATAAAGAAGTAAATAAAGGTGCTGGAGTAAAAATTCTTGCTGAAAGCCTAGGAATAAATCAAAATGAAGTTATATGTATTGGGGATGCAGGTAATGATATTCATATGATTAAATATGCTGGTTTAGGAATAGCTATGGAAAATGGTTTTCCTGAAACAAAAAAGTCTGCTGACTATATTACTCATAGCAATGAAGAAAATGGAGTTGCTCATGTTATAGATAAATTTATATTAAGTGATTTATCTTGTCTTATAAATGATGAACTTGATGATAACCAAGCTATATAA
- a CDS encoding peptide chain release factor 3: MADFVNEIKRRRTFAIISHPDAGKTTLTEKLLLYGGAIREAGSVKARRASKHAVSDWMEIEKQRGISVTSSVLQFKYANHCINILDTPGHQDFSEDTYRTLMAADSAVMVLDGARGVENQTRKLFHVCSLREIPIFTFVNKLDRETKDPFELMEELESELGIKSYPMNWPIGCGAHFKGVYDREKKQILFFEGGNHGQSQVNIVEVSLEDEKTEELLGQDLYEKLLMEIELLDEAGEEFDMEKISSGELTPVFFGSALTNFGVEPFLEKFLKLTSSPLPRNSDKGKIDVFNKEFSAFVFKIQANMNKAHRDRVAFMRICSGKFEKGMDVYHVQQGKKIKLSQPQQFLAEDREIIEEAYAGDIIGVFDPGVFGIGDTLCPNSNKFKFEGIPIFAPEHFARVRTVDTMKRKQFIKGVTQIAQEGAIQVFKELHIGVEEIVVGVVGVLQFEVLEYRLKNEYNVDIKMERLPFKNIRWIEKTEIKPEKLNLTSDTKAVTDLKDNSLLLFTSDWGINWALEHNKGLVLSDIGKSEE, from the coding sequence GTGGCAGATTTTGTTAATGAAATAAAAAGAAGGAGAACCTTTGCTATAATTTCTCACCCGGATGCAGGTAAGACTACACTTACAGAAAAACTCTTATTATATGGAGGAGCTATTAGAGAAGCGGGTTCTGTAAAGGCTAGGAGAGCATCAAAGCATGCTGTATCTGACTGGATGGAAATAGAAAAGCAAAGGGGTATTTCTGTTACATCTTCTGTGCTTCAATTTAAATATGCAAATCACTGTATAAATATATTAGATACTCCTGGACATCAGGATTTCAGTGAGGATACTTATAGAACTTTAATGGCCGCTGATAGTGCGGTTATGGTTTTAGATGGAGCTAGGGGTGTAGAAAATCAGACAAGAAAATTGTTTCATGTATGTAGTTTAAGAGAAATTCCTATTTTTACTTTTGTAAATAAATTAGATAGGGAAACTAAAGATCCTTTTGAATTAATGGAAGAATTAGAAAGTGAACTTGGAATAAAATCATATCCAATGAATTGGCCTATAGGTTGTGGCGCTCATTTTAAAGGGGTATATGATAGAGAGAAAAAACAAATATTATTTTTTGAAGGTGGGAATCACGGACAAAGTCAAGTGAATATTGTAGAAGTCTCTTTAGAAGATGAGAAAACTGAAGAATTGTTAGGCCAAGATTTATATGAAAAGTTGCTTATGGAAATAGAACTTTTAGATGAAGCTGGCGAAGAATTTGATATGGAAAAGATAAGTAGTGGAGAGTTAACACCAGTATTTTTTGGTAGTGCTTTAACTAATTTTGGGGTAGAGCCATTTTTAGAAAAGTTTTTAAAACTTACATCATCCCCACTTCCAAGAAACTCAGATAAAGGTAAAATTGATGTTTTCAATAAAGAATTTTCAGCTTTTGTTTTTAAAATTCAAGCAAATATGAATAAAGCACATAGAGATAGAGTTGCTTTTATGAGAATTTGTTCAGGTAAGTTTGAAAAAGGTATGGATGTATACCATGTACAACAAGGAAAAAAAATTAAGCTTTCTCAACCACAACAATTCTTAGCAGAAGATAGAGAGATAATTGAAGAAGCATATGCAGGGGATATTATTGGTGTATTTGATCCAGGTGTTTTTGGAATAGGAGATACTTTATGTCCTAATTCTAATAAGTTTAAATTTGAAGGCATACCAATTTTTGCTCCAGAACATTTTGCAAGAGTAAGAACAGTAGATACTATGAAAAGAAAGCAATTTATAAAGGGTGTAACTCAAATTGCTCAAGAAGGAGCTATTCAGGTATTTAAAGAACTTCATATAGGAGTAGAAGAAATAGTTGTTGGCGTAGTTGGTGTACTTCAATTTGAAGTTTTAGAATATAGATTAAAAAATGAATATAATGTTGATATAAAAATGGAAAGATTACCTTTTAAAAATATTAGATGGATTGAAAAAACTGAAATAAAACCAGAAAAATTGAATTTAACAAGTGATACTAAAGCGGTAACTGATTTGAAGGATAATTCATTATTATTATTTACTAGTGACTGGGGCATTAATTGGGCTCTTGAACATAATAAAGGACTTGTTTTATCTGATATAGGTAAAAGTGAAGAATAG
- a CDS encoding DUF5670 family protein, whose product MNFLRWLGGFIILFWLIALIFSIGGALINFLLVFAAIVFILDALFTKKKSM is encoded by the coding sequence ATGAATTTTCTTAGATGGTTAGGTGGATTTATAATTTTATTTTGGTTAATTGCCTTAATATTTAGCATTGGAGGCGCTTTAATAAATTTCTTACTTGTTTTTGCTGCTATAGTTTTTATATTAGATGCTCTATTTACTAAAAAAAAATCTATGTAA
- a CDS encoding ECF transporter S component yields the protein MEGHSKNVTVGFKGTRGVIQVGIMAAITYVATFMFHIPSFMGVVHLGDCMVLLGAIVLGKKKGAISAAIGMSLFDILAGYTQWAPFTFIIKGSMAYIAASVAYRRGYKGENMWNNLVAFCIAGIFMIVAYYISGAVIARFLMVSTATLKDALIIAIKDIPGNISQATAGILIGLPLSISVKKALKRANINL from the coding sequence ATGGAGGGTCACAGCAAAAATGTAACGGTTGGTTTTAAGGGAACAAGAGGTGTTATACAAGTAGGTATAATGGCTGCTATAACTTATGTTGCTACATTTATGTTTCATATTCCATCTTTTATGGGAGTAGTGCATTTAGGAGATTGCATGGTACTTTTAGGAGCTATAGTATTAGGTAAGAAAAAAGGAGCTATTTCGGCCGCTATAGGAATGTCTCTATTTGATATTTTGGCAGGATATACTCAGTGGGCACCTTTTACTTTTATTATAAAGGGATCAATGGCATATATTGCTGCAAGTGTTGCTTATAGAAGAGGTTATAAAGGAGAAAATATGTGGAATAACTTAGTAGCTTTTTGTATAGCAGGTATATTTATGATAGTAGCATATTATATAAGTGGGGCAGTTATAGCTAGATTTCTTATGGTTAGTACAGCTACTTTAAAGGATGCACTTATTATAGCTATAAAAGATATACCAGGAAATATCTCTCAAGCTACTGCAGGGATATTAATAGGATTACCTCTAAGCATAAGTGTAAAGAAAGCTTTAAAAAGAGCAAATATAAACTTATAA
- a CDS encoding sensor domain-containing diguanylate cyclase, whose product MDVYDTGCDNIGYKEKYLKLRSEFETYQNFAESTIQIMSEKNSNLEKKLDSMTNIVEISKYINSYLSDKNLIPMINDMILGILGATYSSIYIMEDSKLSIKATNYKYKKANLCTEECYKELVNGNPFIINSKTPLFSQNLKTNEIHSMIGVPIDLREKFIGYIIVEHELNNFFGYDHIKFIYTIANQIAIALENNALYNQIRENSIRDPLLGIYNRKYFFDNIESKIKRNLNRNFAIVMMDIDNFKDANDSYGHQFGDIVLKGTTQIIEDNIDKNDIIARYGGEEIVIYIKDALDSKDVYSKINNIRSKISNNKINYGAVSDKITASFGISYYPKDGNTLQDVISVADARLYIAKKTGKNKVIDR is encoded by the coding sequence ATGGATGTGTATGATACTGGTTGTGACAATATAGGTTATAAAGAAAAGTATTTAAAGTTAAGGAGTGAGTTCGAGACATATCAAAATTTTGCTGAAAGTACAATTCAAATTATGAGTGAGAAGAACTCAAATTTAGAAAAAAAGCTGGATTCAATGACAAATATAGTTGAGATTAGTAAGTATATAAATTCTTACTTAAGTGATAAAAACTTAATTCCAATGATAAATGATATGATACTAGGAATACTTGGGGCAACATACTCTTCAATATACATAATGGAAGATAGTAAGTTATCAATAAAGGCAACTAATTATAAATATAAAAAGGCTAATTTATGCACAGAAGAATGTTACAAGGAACTGGTAAATGGGAATCCCTTTATTATAAATTCAAAAACTCCTTTATTTTCTCAAAATTTAAAAACTAATGAAATACATTCTATGATAGGAGTACCTATAGATTTAAGAGAGAAATTTATAGGTTATATTATAGTTGAACATGAGTTAAATAATTTTTTTGGATATGATCATATAAAGTTTATATATACTATAGCCAATCAAATTGCTATAGCATTAGAAAATAATGCACTGTACAATCAAATAAGAGAAAATTCAATAAGAGACCCATTATTAGGAATATATAATAGAAAATACTTTTTTGATAATATAGAGAGTAAAATAAAAAGAAATCTAAATAGAAATTTTGCTATAGTTATGATGGATATAGACAATTTTAAGGATGCTAATGATTCTTATGGACATCAATTTGGAGATATTGTATTAAAAGGAACAACACAAATTATAGAAGATAATATAGACAAAAACGATATTATTGCGAGATATGGCGGAGAAGAGATTGTAATATATATAAAGGATGCATTAGATTCTAAAGATGTATATAGTAAAATTAATAATATAAGAAGCAAGATAAGTAACAATAAAATCAATTATGGAGCGGTAAGTGATAAAATTACTGCAAGCTTTGGAATAAGTTATTATCCTAAAGATGGCAATACACTGCAAGATGTTATAAGTGTAGCAGATGCTAGATTATATATTGCTAAGAAAACAGGAAAAAATAAAGTTATAGATAGGTAA
- a CDS encoding helix-turn-helix domain-containing protein codes for MNKKKFLSLLKKNEGIKLDFKREIDLSIESGRKEFAKDVCAIANSRGGRGYLIIGIEDKSKEVIGVPKLCFTEEQIQQIISSRCEPPIPISLEFINYENKRVAIITIYQSNQKPYQFRENGAFYIRRGSTTDTMRKQELVTSFQENMNLNIELTPMVKSRIEHLDYDIVDKYFMLHGIEVNEENRISLMESSKIIYLDEEDKEYYITLGGLLVFSRINYLYYPNNMIKVVNKINKSLDEVTIIQGDLISMLDKSENHILNIFPKNYPCQAVYEGIKNAVLYRDYTIIDKEIEVIIDFNSVRIISPGILIKNSKNEVANNYIKRNMWIYEKLITLDENKRFLQSGRGFSRMKKSFKNHGNVTFINSLRENYFKVIYPGITNFK; via the coding sequence ATGAATAAGAAAAAATTTTTAAGTCTTCTTAAAAAAAATGAAGGTATAAAGTTAGACTTTAAAAGAGAAATAGATTTAAGTATAGAAAGTGGTAGAAAAGAATTTGCAAAGGATGTTTGTGCAATAGCAAATTCTAGAGGGGGAAGAGGGTACCTCATCATAGGGATTGAGGATAAAAGTAAAGAAGTCATAGGAGTTCCTAAACTATGTTTTACAGAAGAACAAATACAACAAATTATAAGTTCTAGATGTGAGCCACCTATACCAATTTCTTTAGAATTTATAAACTATGAGAATAAGAGAGTAGCAATAATAACTATTTATCAGAGCAATCAAAAGCCTTACCAGTTTAGGGAAAATGGTGCTTTTTATATTAGAAGAGGATCCACAACAGATACAATGAGAAAACAGGAATTAGTTACTTCATTTCAAGAAAATATGAACTTAAATATAGAACTTACACCGATGGTTAAAAGTAGAATAGAACATCTAGATTATGATATTGTAGATAAATACTTTATGCTTCATGGAATAGAAGTAAATGAAGAAAATAGGATTTCTCTTATGGAAAGTAGTAAAATAATTTATTTAGATGAAGAAGATAAGGAGTATTATATTACATTAGGTGGGTTGTTAGTATTTTCAAGAATAAATTATTTATATTATCCTAACAATATGATTAAAGTAGTAAATAAAATAAATAAATCATTAGATGAGGTAACTATAATCCAAGGTGATTTAATATCTATGCTAGATAAGAGTGAAAATCATATTTTGAATATTTTTCCGAAAAATTATCCTTGTCAGGCAGTATATGAGGGCATAAAAAATGCTGTTTTATACAGAGATTACACTATTATAGATAAGGAGATAGAGGTCATTATAGATTTTAATAGTGTAAGAATTATAAGTCCAGGTATATTGATAAAAAATAGTAAAAATGAAGTAGCTAATAACTATATAAAGAGAAATATGTGGATTTATGAAAAACTTATAACACTAGATGAAAATAAAAGATTTCTTCAATCGGGTAGAGGATTTTCGAGAATGAAAAAATCTTTTAAAAATCATGGGAATGTTACATTTATAAATTCTTTAAGGGAGAATTATTTTAAAGTTATTTATCCAGGTATAACTAATTTTAAATGA